One region of Corvus moneduloides isolate bCorMon1 chromosome 15, bCorMon1.pri, whole genome shotgun sequence genomic DNA includes:
- the RBM22 gene encoding pre-mRNA-splicing factor RBM22, whose amino-acid sequence MSTSLGSNTYNRQNWEDADFPILCQTCLGENPYIRMTKEKYGKECKICARPFTVFRWCPGVRMRFKKTEVCQTCSKLKNVCQTCLLDLEYGLPIQVRDAGLSLKDEMPKSDVNKEYYTQNMEREIANSDGTRPVGALGKATSTSDMLLKLARTTPYYKRNRPHICSFWVKGECKRGEECPYRHEKPTDPDDPLADQNIKDRYYGINDPVADKLLKRASTMPRLDPPEDKTITTLYVGGLGDTITESDLRNHFYQFGEIRTITVVQRQQCAFIQFATRQAAEVAAEKSFNKLIVNGRRLNVKWGRSQAARGKEKDKEGTTESGIKLEPVPGLPGALPPPPAAEEEASANYFNLPPSGPSAVVNIALPPPPGIAPPPPPGFGPHMFHAMGPPPPFMRAPGPIHYPSQDPQRMGAHAGKHSSP is encoded by the exons GACTTCCCTATCCTGTGCCAGACATGTCTTGGAGAAAATCCCTATATTCGGATG accaaagaaaaatatgggaaaGAATGCAAG ATTTGTGCCAGGCCTTTCACAGTGTTCCGCTGGTGCCCCGGGGTGCGGATGCGCTTCAAGAAGACAGAAGTGTGCCAGACCTGCAGCAAGCTGAAGAACGTCTGTCAGACCTGCCTGCTGGACCTGGAATATG gTTTGCCTATCCAAGTCCGGGATGCAGGACTCTCCCTTAAAGATGAAATGCCTAAATCTGATGTGAACAAAGAATACTACACCCAGAACATGGAGCGAGAG ATAGCCAATTCTGATGGCACTAGACCAGTTGGTGCACTAGGAAAAGCTACTTCTACCAGTGACATGCTGCTGAAGCTGGCCCGAACCACTCCGTACTACAAACGCAACCGTCCTCACATCTGTTCCTTCTGGGTAAAAGGGGAGTGCAAGAGAGGAGAGGAGTGTCCCTACAG ACATGAGAAACCTACAGATCCAGACGATCCTCTGGCTGACCAGAACATCAAAGATCGTTACTATGGAATTAATGATCCTGTGGCTGACAAACTTCTGAAACGAGCATCAACCATGCCTCGTCTAGATCCTCCTGAAGACAAGACTATTACTACACTGTATGTTGGAGGGCTTGGAGATACCATCACTGAATCAGATCTCAG AAATCACTTCTACCAGTTTGGGGAGATCCGGACGATAACGGTGGTGCAGAGGCAGCAATGTGCTTTCATCCAGTTTGCCACCAGACAGGctgcagaggtggctgctgAGAAATCCTTCAACAAACTCATCGTCAACGGCCGCAGGCTCAACGTCAAATGGGGAAG GTCCCAggcagcaagaggaaaagaaaaggacaagGAAGGCACTACAGAATCCGGGATAAAGCTGGAGCCAGTTCCAGGGCTTCCTGGAG ccctcccccctcctccagctgcagaagaggAGGCTTCTGCAAATTACTTCAATCTACCTCCAAGTGGTCCTTCTGCCGTGGTGAACATTgccctgccacctcctcctggCATCGCTCCACCACCGCCTCCAG GTTTCGGACCACACATGTTCCACGCCATGGGACCCCCACCTCCCTTCATGAGAGCCCCAGGCCCCATCCACTACCCATCCCAGGATCCCCAGAGGATGGGTGCCCACGCAGGAAAGCACAGCAGCCCCTAG
- the MYOZ3 gene encoding myozenin-3 — MAIMRPGPQDASPEPQLDLGKKMSTTQDVMIEELSLRNNRGSRLFQQRQKRMQRFVFEHPSGSRQLPGQGAGGSHHTGKGDSEGTVNEQMAGENAGGQENYHSELHVAASPQGGPPEVPKKSEKVLHMSKVLNPSALAPGYSSPLKEIPHEKFNVTAIPKGYRSPWQELFGDRDDAMYGKNQLPMRPPAWDFKSFNRTPAPFDRALVGELFSLPTVELDNLSVLEVISHRPNFNRVAQGWVRILPESEEL; from the exons ATGGCCATCATGAGACCAGGCCCTCAAGATG cctccccagagccccagcTGGATCTGGGGAAGAAGATGAGCACAACACAGGATGTGATGATCGAGGAGCTCTCCCTGCGGAACAACCGCGGCTCCCGGCTCTTCCAGCAGCGCCAGAAGCGGATGCAGCGCTTTGTCTTTGAGCATCCCAGTGGCTCCAGGCAG ctcccagggcaagGGGCAGGTGGCTCACACCACACTGGGAAAGGTGATTCAGAAGGGACAGTGAATGAACAGATG GCAGGGGAGAATGCTGGGGGCCAGGAGAATTATCACTCCGAGCTCCATGTGGCAGCATCACCCCAGGGTGGCCCCCCAGAAGTACCCAAGAAGTCAGAGAAGGTCTTGCACATGAGCAAAGTCCTGAACCCCAGTGCCTTGGCCCCAG GATACTCGAGCCCCCTCAAAGAAATCCCCCATGAGAAGTTCAATGTCACCGCCATCCCCAAGGGCTACCGGTCCCCGTGGCAGGAGCTCTTTGGTGACAGGGATGATGCCATGTATGGCAAGAACCAGCTGCCCATGAGACCCCCTGCGTGGGACTTCAAGAGCTTCAACAG gACTCCGGCCCCGTTTGACAGGGCATTGGTTGGTGAGCTGTTCTCTTTGCCCACCGTAGAGCTGGATAACCTGAGTGTGCTGGAGGTGATTTCCCACAGGCCCAACTTCAACAGGGTGGCCCAAGGCTGGGTGCGGATCCTGCCGGAGAGCGAAGAGCTGTAG